One stretch of Jiangella gansuensis DSM 44835 DNA includes these proteins:
- a CDS encoding FG-GAP-like repeat-containing protein: MPTVRRAALMILAVAFAATFLVGWSWGPSNPQGKDVRQPEPKVVDVGDYRDGRSDTEAIQAAIDDAGPDRTVSFPPGVYELDDPVRLASHVDYVAAPGGPVVLRSASPDGVTIAHDADRPLRDVTIGGLTFDNVRFELSGDDEYRAIADVTLRDCVFRNGRPSRDWSIPYVMLERTHGVTVDGCQFLRGPEHPGRGVVADMTRLTVVKDSTFGTTPDLESGVPDGYFRTAINVWGHDLDTGTGNDEVVVDGNVWRRTPGIGAPEGCLFCQDHGLYAWGSRRLSVVGNYADGWDATPLGGSLKLRNQYDTVVVGNRLRSSGIYTYVYASEIMPEVFQRVSIRDNAIDMGGSTDCRHYCGVTYWRAASVGGAQGTPERDVFIGGNSFVDGGFISVSTAYGPAFCVQGNSRVPLLAHLGEVRTTDCGAVPAWEDPFAGVHRGDFDGDGAEDFVHLVREQDEDPYWRAHLSAGNGVRIERWPAELQDASLTARFGVQVGDFDGDGRDDLAYAGACDDGTRCWRVSLATGDGLAEPREWGAVGTLTRETSAYGVAVGDFDGDGHDDLLARGSCADDDTCWRLLASDGASFQPRSFGDDAVWSADSARFGLHVGDYDGDGADDVAYRGACGNDATPCFRVHLGGPDGLTVSNWGDQAWPAPDGTTAHFGLRVADVDGDGHDDVSYLGRCGEGADVVWRHHLSTGSGFAVRCSPSADSVSGRGGR; this comes from the coding sequence GTGCCGACGGTGAGACGCGCCGCGCTGATGATCCTGGCGGTGGCATTCGCGGCGACGTTCCTCGTCGGCTGGTCGTGGGGGCCGTCGAATCCGCAGGGCAAGGACGTCCGGCAGCCGGAGCCGAAGGTCGTCGACGTCGGCGACTACCGCGACGGCCGGTCCGACACCGAGGCCATCCAGGCCGCCATCGACGACGCCGGGCCCGACCGCACGGTCTCCTTCCCGCCCGGCGTGTACGAGCTGGACGACCCGGTCCGGCTGGCCTCCCACGTCGACTACGTCGCGGCGCCGGGCGGGCCGGTGGTGCTGCGCTCGGCCTCGCCCGACGGCGTCACCATCGCCCACGACGCGGACCGCCCGCTGCGTGACGTCACCATCGGCGGGCTGACGTTCGACAACGTCCGCTTCGAGTTGTCCGGCGACGACGAGTACCGGGCCATCGCCGACGTGACCCTGCGCGACTGCGTGTTCCGCAACGGCCGGCCCTCGCGGGACTGGAGCATCCCCTACGTCATGCTCGAACGCACCCACGGGGTCACCGTCGACGGCTGCCAGTTCCTGCGCGGGCCGGAGCATCCCGGACGGGGCGTCGTGGCGGACATGACGCGCCTCACCGTCGTCAAGGACTCCACGTTCGGCACCACCCCGGATCTCGAATCCGGGGTGCCGGACGGGTACTTCCGCACCGCGATCAACGTGTGGGGCCACGATCTCGACACCGGCACGGGCAACGACGAGGTCGTCGTCGACGGCAACGTGTGGCGTCGCACGCCCGGCATCGGGGCGCCGGAGGGCTGCCTGTTCTGCCAGGACCACGGCCTGTACGCGTGGGGCAGCCGGCGGCTGTCGGTGGTGGGCAACTATGCGGACGGGTGGGACGCCACCCCGCTGGGCGGCTCGCTGAAGCTGCGCAACCAGTACGACACGGTGGTCGTGGGCAACCGGCTGCGCTCGTCCGGCATCTACACCTACGTCTACGCCAGCGAGATCATGCCGGAGGTGTTCCAGCGCGTCTCGATCCGCGACAACGCGATCGACATGGGCGGCTCCACCGACTGCCGGCACTACTGCGGGGTGACGTACTGGCGCGCGGCTTCCGTCGGCGGGGCGCAGGGCACCCCGGAACGGGACGTGTTCATCGGCGGCAATTCGTTCGTCGACGGCGGCTTCATCAGTGTCTCGACGGCGTACGGCCCGGCGTTCTGCGTCCAGGGCAACAGCCGTGTCCCGCTCCTGGCCCACCTCGGTGAGGTCCGCACCACCGACTGCGGTGCCGTGCCGGCCTGGGAGGACCCGTTCGCCGGCGTTCACCGCGGCGACTTCGACGGCGACGGCGCGGAGGATTTCGTCCACCTGGTCCGCGAACAGGACGAGGACCCGTACTGGCGGGCGCACCTGAGCGCCGGCAACGGGGTACGGATCGAGCGCTGGCCGGCCGAGCTGCAGGACGCATCGCTGACCGCGCGGTTCGGCGTGCAGGTCGGCGACTTCGACGGCGACGGCCGCGACGACCTCGCCTACGCCGGCGCCTGTGACGACGGCACGCGATGCTGGCGGGTCAGCCTGGCCACCGGCGACGGGCTGGCTGAGCCGCGCGAGTGGGGCGCCGTCGGCACGCTGACGCGGGAGACGTCGGCGTACGGCGTCGCGGTCGGCGACTTCGACGGCGACGGCCACGACGACCTGCTCGCCCGCGGCTCCTGCGCCGACGACGACACCTGCTGGCGGCTGCTGGCCAGCGACGGCGCGTCGTTCCAGCCGCGGTCGTTCGGCGACGACGCCGTCTGGAGCGCGGACTCCGCCCGGTTCGGCCTGCACGTCGGCGACTACGACGGCGACGGCGCGGACGACGTCGCGTACCGCGGGGCCTGCGGCAACGACGCCACGCCATGCTTCCGCGTCCACCTGGGCGGCCCGGACGGGCTGACCGTGAGCAACTGGGGCGACCAGGCCTGGCCCGCCCCCGACGGCACCACCGCCCACTTCGGCCTCCGCGTCGCCGACGTGGACGGCGACGGCCACGACGACGTCAGCTACCTCGGCCGCTGCGGGGAGGGCGCGGACGTCGTGTGGCGCCACCACCTGAGCACCGGATCCGGTTTCGCCGTCCGCTGCTCCCCCTCCGCCGACTCCGTCAGCGGTCGAGGAGGACGGTGA
- the rfbB gene encoding dTDP-glucose 4,6-dehydratase, with product MRLLITGGAGFIGSNYVRLALSGAYPELAGAEIVVLDKLTYAGNPANLDPVADHPRFTFVKGDILDAAVVDELMASCDQVIHFAAESHVDRSIQGAAAFVQTNVVGTQTLLDAARRAGVERFVHVSTDEVYGSIESGSWTEDHILEPNSPYSASKASSDLVALAYHRTHGVPVSVTRCSNNYGPYQYPEKVIPLFVTNLLDGLTVPLYGDGLNVRDWLHVDDHCQGIELVRAGGRAGEVYNIGGGRELTNRELTGLLLEACGAGWDRVEHVEDRLAHDRRYSVDHGKIRAELGYVPQRSFEEGLAATVEWYREQRGWWEPLKNR from the coding sequence ATGCGGCTGTTGATCACGGGCGGAGCGGGCTTCATCGGCTCGAACTACGTCCGCCTGGCGCTGTCCGGCGCCTACCCGGAGCTGGCCGGCGCCGAGATCGTCGTCCTCGACAAACTCACGTACGCGGGCAACCCGGCCAACCTCGACCCGGTGGCCGACCATCCGCGGTTCACCTTCGTCAAGGGCGACATCCTGGACGCCGCCGTCGTCGACGAACTGATGGCCTCCTGCGACCAGGTCATCCACTTCGCCGCCGAGAGCCACGTCGACCGCTCCATCCAGGGAGCGGCGGCCTTCGTGCAGACCAACGTGGTGGGCACGCAGACACTGCTGGACGCGGCCCGGCGGGCCGGCGTCGAGCGGTTCGTGCACGTCTCCACGGACGAGGTCTACGGCTCCATCGAGTCCGGCTCGTGGACCGAGGACCACATCCTGGAGCCCAACTCGCCCTACAGCGCCAGCAAGGCCAGCAGCGACCTGGTGGCGCTGGCCTATCACCGCACGCACGGCGTCCCGGTGTCGGTCACCCGGTGCTCGAACAACTACGGGCCGTACCAGTACCCGGAGAAGGTCATCCCGCTGTTCGTCACCAACCTGCTGGACGGGCTCACGGTGCCGCTGTACGGCGACGGTCTCAACGTGCGCGACTGGCTGCACGTCGACGACCACTGCCAGGGCATCGAGCTGGTGCGCGCCGGCGGCCGCGCGGGCGAGGTCTACAACATCGGCGGCGGCCGCGAGCTGACCAACCGCGAGCTCACCGGGCTGCTGCTCGAGGCCTGCGGCGCCGGCTGGGACCGCGTCGAGCACGTCGAGGACCGGCTGGCGCACGACCGCCGCTACTCCGTCGACCACGGCAAGATCCGCGCCGAGCTGGGCTACGTGCCACAGCGGTCGTTCGAGGAGGGGCTGGCCGCCACGGTCGAGTGGTACCGCGAGCAGCGCGGATGGTGGGAGCCGCTCAAGAACCGGTGA
- the rfbA gene encoding glucose-1-phosphate thymidylyltransferase RfbA has product MRGIILAGGSGTRLHPLTVAVSKQMLPVYDKPMVYYPLTTLMLAGIRDILVITTPRDAEQFTTLLGDGSELGISISYAQQPRPEGLAQAFVIGADFVGSDSVALVLGDNIFYGAGLGTQLRKYTEIDGGLVFAHHVADPSAYGVVEFDDSGRAVSLEEKPAKPRSNYAVPGLYFYDSDVVQIARELRPSDRGELEITDVNRTYLDRGTLSVEVLPRGTAWLDTGTFDNLMAAGEYVRVIEARQGQKIGCPEEVAWRMGFVDDDKLRARGEKLAKSGYGTYLLGLLDGDDAGAGA; this is encoded by the coding sequence ATGCGAGGAATCATCTTGGCGGGCGGCTCCGGCACCAGGCTGCATCCGCTGACCGTCGCCGTCAGCAAGCAGATGCTCCCGGTCTACGACAAGCCGATGGTCTACTACCCGTTGACGACGCTGATGCTGGCCGGCATCCGCGACATCCTCGTCATCACCACCCCGCGTGACGCCGAACAGTTCACCACGCTTCTCGGCGACGGCTCCGAGCTGGGCATCTCCATCTCGTACGCCCAGCAGCCACGCCCCGAAGGACTGGCCCAGGCGTTCGTCATCGGCGCGGACTTCGTCGGATCCGACTCCGTCGCACTGGTGCTGGGCGACAACATCTTCTACGGCGCCGGCCTGGGCACCCAGCTGCGCAAGTACACCGAGATCGACGGGGGGCTCGTCTTCGCCCACCACGTCGCCGACCCCAGTGCGTACGGCGTGGTCGAGTTCGACGACTCCGGCCGGGCCGTCAGCCTGGAGGAGAAGCCGGCCAAGCCGCGCAGCAACTACGCCGTGCCCGGGTTGTACTTCTACGACAGCGACGTCGTCCAGATCGCCCGCGAGCTGCGCCCGTCCGACCGCGGCGAGCTGGAGATCACCGACGTCAACCGCACCTACCTGGACCGGGGCACGCTCAGTGTCGAGGTCCTCCCGCGCGGCACCGCGTGGCTCGACACCGGCACGTTCGACAACCTCATGGCCGCCGGCGAGTACGTCCGCGTCATCGAGGCCCGGCAGGGCCAGAAGATCGGCTGCCCGGAGGAGGTCGCCTGGCGCATGGGCTTCGTCGACGACGACAAGCTGCGGGCCCGCGGCGAGAAGCTGGCCAAGTCCGGCTACGGCACGTACCTGCTCGGCCTCCTCGACGGCGACGACGCCGGGGCCGGCGCGTGA
- a CDS encoding dTDP-4-dehydrorhamnose 3,5-epimerase family protein, protein MSGPVIESLGIEGAWAVTPRQFGDDRGVFLESFRGDLLEPHVGHRLDVVQTNLSVSAAGVLRGLHYADIPPSQAKYVTCVSGAVLDVLVDIRVGSPTFGRSASVLLDDVDRRAVYVAEGLGHAFMSLAGGSAVMYLCSAPYAPGREHGVNPLDPELGIDWPSADRDGRPITPILSDKDRDAPTLSEARDAGLLPDYQAAQGFYASLRPNPDPK, encoded by the coding sequence GTGAGCGGGCCGGTCATCGAGTCCCTCGGCATCGAGGGCGCCTGGGCCGTCACGCCCCGACAGTTCGGCGACGACCGCGGCGTGTTCCTGGAGTCCTTCCGCGGCGACCTCCTGGAACCGCACGTGGGACACCGGCTGGACGTGGTGCAGACGAACCTGTCGGTGTCCGCCGCCGGGGTGCTGCGCGGGCTGCACTACGCCGACATCCCGCCCAGCCAGGCCAAGTACGTCACCTGCGTGTCCGGCGCGGTGCTCGACGTCCTGGTCGACATCCGGGTCGGCTCGCCGACGTTCGGGCGGTCGGCGTCGGTACTGCTCGACGACGTCGACCGGCGCGCTGTGTACGTGGCCGAAGGCCTGGGACACGCGTTCATGTCGCTGGCCGGTGGTTCGGCCGTCATGTACCTGTGCTCCGCGCCGTACGCGCCGGGCCGGGAGCACGGCGTCAACCCACTGGACCCGGAGCTGGGCATCGACTGGCCGTCCGCGGATCGCGACGGCCGGCCGATCACCCCGATCCTGTCGGACAAGGACCGCGACGCACCCACCCTCAGCGAGGCACGCGACGCCGGCCTGCTGCCCGACTACCAGGCCGCCCAAGGGTTCTACGCGTCCCTGCGCCCCAACCCCGACCCCAAATGA
- the rfbD gene encoding dTDP-4-dehydrorhamnose reductase, giving the protein MRWLVAGAAGMLGHDLVTLLDGRGAAVTAAGRDRLDITDAAAVDAAVTGHDVVVNAAAWTDVDGAESAEAAALAVNGTGPGLLAAACARHGARLVHVSTDYVFDGQASQPYAEDAETAPRSAYGRTKLAGEHAVLTGLPDAVVVRTAWLYGQHGGNFVATMARLAAARDHVDVVDDQHGQPTWSHDVAQRIIELVDAEAPGGIYHATNSGSTTWFGLARAVFTHLGLDPERVRPTTTESFPRPAPRPAYSVLGHDGWARAGLGPLRPWEDALAEAAPVVLGRGAA; this is encoded by the coding sequence GTGCGGTGGTTGGTCGCCGGTGCGGCCGGAATGCTCGGACATGACCTCGTGACGCTGCTCGATGGGCGCGGTGCGGCGGTGACGGCGGCCGGGCGCGACCGGCTGGACATCACCGACGCCGCGGCCGTCGACGCCGCCGTGACCGGCCACGATGTCGTCGTCAACGCGGCCGCGTGGACCGACGTCGACGGTGCCGAATCCGCGGAGGCCGCCGCGCTCGCCGTCAACGGGACCGGGCCGGGACTGCTGGCCGCGGCCTGCGCCAGGCATGGCGCCCGGCTGGTGCACGTCTCCACCGACTATGTGTTCGACGGGCAGGCATCGCAGCCGTACGCCGAGGACGCCGAGACGGCGCCGCGCTCGGCCTACGGGCGCACCAAGCTCGCCGGCGAACACGCGGTCCTGACCGGTCTCCCCGACGCCGTCGTCGTCCGCACGGCCTGGCTCTACGGCCAGCACGGGGGCAACTTCGTGGCCACCATGGCCCGGCTCGCCGCGGCACGCGACCACGTCGACGTCGTCGACGACCAGCACGGCCAGCCGACCTGGTCGCACGACGTCGCGCAGCGGATCATCGAGCTGGTCGACGCCGAGGCCCCCGGCGGCATCTACCACGCCACCAACAGCGGGTCGACGACGTGGTTCGGCCTGGCCCGGGCGGTCTTCACGCACCTGGGGCTTGATCCGGAGCGGGTCCGCCCGACGACGACGGAGTCCTTCCCGCGCCCTGCGCCGCGCCCGGCGTACTCGGTGCTCGGCCACGACGGCTGGGCCCGCGCCGGCCTCGGCCCACTGCGCCCGTGGGAGGACGCGCTGGCAGAGGCCGCTCCGGTCGTCCTCGGCCGCGGCGCCGCCTGA